The Leisingera caerulea DSM 24564 genomic sequence GCCGATCGGCCTGAAATCCGGCCAGACCATCACCGGCGGCACCGTTCAGGGCTGACCCCGGACGGGAGGGCGGGCGGGGCGATGCTCCGGCAGGAGCAAGCGCCGTTCCCCTCCCCCCGCATTCCGCAAAGGACAAGACCATGACCACCGCCGACCCCGATACCCTCAGCTCCGAGGCCCGCCGCGCGCGGCTGTTTACCCGGATCAACAGGCTGGATGCCTGGTTCCAGGTCTTCGGCCTGGCCTGGATCACCCCGGTCCTGAAAGCCGCCGCAGGCGACAACCCCAAGGCGCAGATGAAGGAAATCTGGCACTTGCTGGCTGTCCCCGTCATCGCAATTGCCGCTTTTCTCCTGCTCTGGGCTGCGCTGGCGCCCAGGGTGCAGACCTCGCTCGGCGCGATCCCCGGCCCTGCTGCGGTCTGGACCGAAGCGGTGAACCTGCACCGCGACGCGCAGGCAATGGCCGCCAGGGAACAGGCCCACTACGAAAAGGTGGAGGCCCGCAACCAGCGCTTTATCGACCGCGGACAGCCGGAACGGGTCAAGGACATCCCCTATACCGGCGCGCCGTCTTATTACCAGCAGATCCGGACGTCGATCAAAACCGTGTTCTTCGGCTTCCTGATCGCCTCCGCCGTGGCGATCCCGCTGGGCATCCTGGCAGGGCTGTCGCCGGCCGCGAACTCTGCCATCAACCCCTTGGTGCAGATC encodes the following:
- a CDS encoding ABC transporter permease, with translation MTTADPDTLSSEARRARLFTRINRLDAWFQVFGLAWITPVLKAAAGDNPKAQMKEIWHLLAVPVIAIAAFLLLWAALAPRVQTSLGAIPGPAAVWTEAVNLHRDAQAMAAREQAHYEKVEARNQRFIDRGQPERVKDIPYTGAPSYYQQIRTSIKTVFFGFLIASAVAIPLGILAGLSPAANSAINPLVQIFKPVSPLAWLPIVTMIVSALYAGNDGLFSKSFLVSAITVTLCSLWPTLINTALGVASIDKDLVNVSKVLKMNTYTKITKLVLPSALPLIFTGLRLSLGVGWMVLIAAEMLAQNPGLGKFVWDEFQNGSSQSLARIIVAVLTIGIIGFLLDRVMYALQSLFTFTNNR